One Channa argus isolate prfri chromosome 15, Channa argus male v1.0, whole genome shotgun sequence DNA segment encodes these proteins:
- the arhgap44a gene encoding rho GTPase-activating protein 44 isoform X5: MKKQFNRMRQLANQTVGRAEKTEVLSEDLLQVEKRLDLVKQVTHSTHKKLTACLQGQQGTDVEKRSVKSPSKKLPLTILAQCMVEGAAVLGDDSLLGKMLKLCGDTEEKLAQELIQFEFQIERDVVEPLYVLAEVDIPNIQKQRKHLAKLVLDMDSARTRYQQSSKSSSHPSTLQPGAKSESLREEMEEAANRMEICRDQLSADMYNFVAKEIDYANYFQTLIETQAEYHRKSLEILHSVLPQIKAHQEAWVEKPSFGKSLEEHLNISGREIAFPIEACVTMLLECGMQEEGLFRVAPSASKLKKLKASLDCGVLDVQEYSSDPHAIAGALKSYLRELPEPLMTTELYDEWIQASNIQDMDKRLQGLMAVCEKLPTDNLNNFRYLIKFLAKLSEYQDANKMTPGNMAIVLGPNLLWTHTEPNMTEMMTTVSLQIVGIIEPIIQHADWFFPGEVEFNLTGSYGSPVHTNHNSNYSSMPSPDMDQSDRKQQHDQGRRPLSVATDNMMLEFYKKDGIRKIQSMGVRVMDTSWVSRKGSSTLARKASSTPPGMQGPGSPADTLIPEQPGEIPTSPSATPPPAERVCSDNVSPNRPDTSHAHPPPGEDRPPPPYPTSSCHTLPHHFYPKPPPCARPVAPGPESQPPGSPPPPIRWSGFTPPCPPPTSSSSSSSSSLDINSNPKPSCLHFPKHSPPGDLSHAHPPDTNASPLYIKTPLVLTRHDQSLGNPPSLPSSAPPPPPWAACPCARERGPPRLTSSLKSKELSPVIGHKAIQVAGPTVPPSSSPQSSSQSPHSTEHSPHTLCKGSKKLAPVPPKAPYGQSGGMSDQSTDIFNYEIPSINVNLDSLIDEFSGAPCRRSLPVTDTPEGGAVPEEEPQSTTL, translated from the exons ggcagaaaaaacagaagtgttAAGCGAGGACCTTTTACAG GTGGAGAAGCGTCTAGATCTGGTCAAGCAGGTGACACACAGCACTCACAAGAAGCTGACTGCCTGCCTGCAGGGTCAGCAGGGGACTGATGTGGAGAAGAGATCTGTCAAGTCACCCTCT AAAAAACTACCGCTCACAATCCTGGCACAATGTATGGTAGAAGGGGCTGCAGTGTTGGGAGATGACTCTCTGCTGGG GAAGATGCTGAAGCTGTGTGGGGACACAGAAGAGAAGTTGGCCCAGGAGCTCATCCAGTTTGAGTTCCAGATAGAAAGAGATGTGGTGGAACCTCTCTATGTGCTGGCTGAG GTGGACATTCCCAACATCCAGAAACAGAGGAAGCACTTAGCCAAACTTGTTTTGGATATGGACTCTGCACGGACAAG ATATCAGCAATCATCCAAGTCATCCAGTCACCCAAGCACTCTGCAGCCAGGCGCCAAGTCAGAGTCCCTAAGAGAAGAGATGGAAGAGGCAGCCAATCGGATGGAGATCTGTAGA gaTCAATTATCAGCAGATATGTACAACTTTGTGGCCAAAGAAATAGACTATGCAAATTACTTCCAGACA CTGATAGAAACACAGGCAGAATATCACAGGAAGTCATTAGAGATTCTGCACAGTGTCCTGCCCCAGATTAAAGCTCACCAAG AGGCGTGGGTGGAAAAGCCGTCCTTTGGCAAGTCCCTAGAGGAGCACCTTAATATTAGTGGGAGAGAGATCGCCTTCCCCATCGAAGCTTGTGTCACAATGCTGTTAGAATGCGGCATGCAAGAAGAG GGCCTCTTCAGAGTTGCCCCGTCAGCCTCCAAGCTGAAGAAACTGAAAGCCTCTCTTGACTGCGGAGTCCTGGATGTGCAGGAGTATTCCTCCGACCCACATGCTATCGCAG GCGCTCTGAAATCATACCTCCGTGAGCTTCCTGAGCCATTGATGACCACTGAACTTTATGATGAGTGGATTCAGGCATCAAA CATTCAAGACATGGACAAGAGACTACAAGGATTAATGGCAGTGTGTGAAAAACTCCCTACAGACAACTTGAACAATTTCAG ATATTTAATAAAGTTCTTAGCCAAGCTGAGCGAGTATCAAGATGCAAACAAGATGACTCCTGGTAACATGGCGATTGTTCTTGGCCCTAATTTGCTTTGGACACACACTGAGCC CAACATGACGGAGATGATGACCACTGTGTCGCTACAGATTGTTGGCATAATTGAGCCAATTATCCAGCATGCTGATTGGTTCTTCCCTGGAG AGGTCGAATTCAACTTGACAGGCAGCTATGGTAGCCCGGTACACACcaaccacaactccaactacAGCTCCATGCCTTCACCAGACATGGACCAATCAGATCGCAAGCAGCAGCACGACCAGGGACGACGCCCACTGAGCGTTGCTACTGACAACATGATGTTGGAGTTTTACAAGAAGGATGG CATTAGGAAAATACAAAG taTGGGCGTCCGGGTAATGGATACCTCCTGGGTGTCTCGTAAGGGCTCGTCCACTTTGGCACGTAAGGCCTCGTCCACCCCTCCAGGCATGCAAGGCCCCGGCTCTCCTGCAGACACACTCATCCCTGAGCAGCCAGGGGAGATCCCCACTTCTCCGTCTGCAACACCTCCGCCTGCAGAAAGGGTTTG CTCAGACAACGTGTCGCCCAATCGGCCGGACACCTCTCATGCCCACCCACCCCCAGGGGAGGACCGGCCACCCCCCCCTTACCCAACCTCCTCGTGCCACACTCTCCCCCATCACTTCTATCCTAAACCGCCACCCTGCGCTCGCCCGGTGGCACCAGGTCCAGAGTCCCAGCCCCCCGGCTCACCTCCACCCCCAATACGCTGGTCTGGCTTCACTCCCCCTTGCCCTCCCCCTACatcgtcttcctcctcctcctcttcatctcttgACATCAATTCGAACCCCAAACCCAGCTGTCTGCACTTCCCCAAGCACAGCCCACCTGGTGACTTGTCACATGCCCACCCTCCAGACACTAATGCTTCACCACTGTACATTAAAACTCCCTTGGTACTAACACGCCATGACCAGTCCCTTGGCAACCCCCCTAGCCTCCCTTCGTCTGCTCCCCCTCCCCCGCCGTGGGCTGCCTGTCCATGTGCCCGAGAGAGAGGACCCCCCAGGCTGACTAG TTCATTGAAGAGTAAAGAGCTCTCCCCTGTTATTGGACACAAAGCAATCCAGGTGGCAGGTCCAACCGTACCCCCCAGCAGCAGTCCTCAGAGCAGCAGCCAGTCCCCACACTCCACAGAGCACAGTCCACACACCTTGTGCAAAG GTTCCAAGAAGTTGGCTCCTGTGCCTCCCAAGGCCCCCTACGGCCAGTCTGGCGGGATGTCCGACCAGTCCACAG ATATCTTCAACTATGAAATCCCCTCCATCAATGTCAATCTGGACAGCCTCATCGATGAGTTCAGCGGTGCCCCGTGCAGGAGGTCCCTGCCAGTGACAGACACTCCAGAGGGGGGTGCTGTGCCTGAGGAGGAGCCCCAGAGCACCACTCTATGA
- the arhgap44a gene encoding rho GTPase-activating protein 44 isoform X2: MKKQFNRMRQLANQTVGRAEKTEVLSEDLLQVEKRLDLVKQVTHSTHKKLTACLQGQQGTDVEKRSVKSPSKKLPLTILAQCMVEGAAVLGDDSLLGKMLKLCGDTEEKLAQELIQFEFQIERDVVEPLYVLAEVDIPNIQKQRKHLAKLVLDMDSARTRYQQSSKSSSHPSTLQPGAKSESLREEMEEAANRMEICRDQLSADMYNFVAKEIDYANYFQTLIETQAEYHRKSLEILHSVLPQIKAHQEAWVEKPSFGKSLEEHLNISGREIAFPIEACVTMLLECGMQEEGLFRVAPSASKLKKLKASLDCGVLDVQEYSSDPHAIAGALKSYLRELPEPLMTTELYDEWIQASNIQDMDKRLQGLMAVCEKLPTDNLNNFRYLIKFLAKLSEYQDANKMTPGNMAIVLGPNLLWTHTEPNMTEMMTTVSLQIVGIIEPIIQHADWFFPGEVEFNLTGSYGSPVHTNHNSNYSSMPSPDMDQSDRKQQHDQGRRPLSVATDNMMLEFYKKDGMGVRVMDTSWVSRKGSSTLARKASSTPPGMQGPGSPADTLIPEQPGEIPTSPSATPPPAERVCSDNVSPNRPDTSHAHPPPGEDRPPPPYPTSSCHTLPHHFYPKPPPCARPVAPGPESQPPGSPPPPIRWSGFTPPCPPPTSSSSSSSSSLDINSNPKPSCLHFPKHSPPGDLSHAHPPDTNASPLYIKTPLVLTRHDQSLGNPPSLPSSAPPPPPWAACPCARERGPPRLTSSLKSKELSPVIGHKAIQVAGPTVPPSSSPQSSSQSPHSTEHSPHTLCKGSKKLAPVPPKAPYGQSGGMSDQSTGQPSPVSLSPTPPSTPSPYGLACPPGQVPPSSPGQTPLGTPHSLSSPPSLTGTLTKSRPTPKPRQRPSLPPPQPPTAPLGLIGPATAPVPQPLEQGLLDELSPGESMSTDIFNYEIPSINVNLDSLIDEFSGAPCRRSLPVTDTPEGGAVPEEEPQSTTL, from the exons ggcagaaaaaacagaagtgttAAGCGAGGACCTTTTACAG GTGGAGAAGCGTCTAGATCTGGTCAAGCAGGTGACACACAGCACTCACAAGAAGCTGACTGCCTGCCTGCAGGGTCAGCAGGGGACTGATGTGGAGAAGAGATCTGTCAAGTCACCCTCT AAAAAACTACCGCTCACAATCCTGGCACAATGTATGGTAGAAGGGGCTGCAGTGTTGGGAGATGACTCTCTGCTGGG GAAGATGCTGAAGCTGTGTGGGGACACAGAAGAGAAGTTGGCCCAGGAGCTCATCCAGTTTGAGTTCCAGATAGAAAGAGATGTGGTGGAACCTCTCTATGTGCTGGCTGAG GTGGACATTCCCAACATCCAGAAACAGAGGAAGCACTTAGCCAAACTTGTTTTGGATATGGACTCTGCACGGACAAG ATATCAGCAATCATCCAAGTCATCCAGTCACCCAAGCACTCTGCAGCCAGGCGCCAAGTCAGAGTCCCTAAGAGAAGAGATGGAAGAGGCAGCCAATCGGATGGAGATCTGTAGA gaTCAATTATCAGCAGATATGTACAACTTTGTGGCCAAAGAAATAGACTATGCAAATTACTTCCAGACA CTGATAGAAACACAGGCAGAATATCACAGGAAGTCATTAGAGATTCTGCACAGTGTCCTGCCCCAGATTAAAGCTCACCAAG AGGCGTGGGTGGAAAAGCCGTCCTTTGGCAAGTCCCTAGAGGAGCACCTTAATATTAGTGGGAGAGAGATCGCCTTCCCCATCGAAGCTTGTGTCACAATGCTGTTAGAATGCGGCATGCAAGAAGAG GGCCTCTTCAGAGTTGCCCCGTCAGCCTCCAAGCTGAAGAAACTGAAAGCCTCTCTTGACTGCGGAGTCCTGGATGTGCAGGAGTATTCCTCCGACCCACATGCTATCGCAG GCGCTCTGAAATCATACCTCCGTGAGCTTCCTGAGCCATTGATGACCACTGAACTTTATGATGAGTGGATTCAGGCATCAAA CATTCAAGACATGGACAAGAGACTACAAGGATTAATGGCAGTGTGTGAAAAACTCCCTACAGACAACTTGAACAATTTCAG ATATTTAATAAAGTTCTTAGCCAAGCTGAGCGAGTATCAAGATGCAAACAAGATGACTCCTGGTAACATGGCGATTGTTCTTGGCCCTAATTTGCTTTGGACACACACTGAGCC CAACATGACGGAGATGATGACCACTGTGTCGCTACAGATTGTTGGCATAATTGAGCCAATTATCCAGCATGCTGATTGGTTCTTCCCTGGAG AGGTCGAATTCAACTTGACAGGCAGCTATGGTAGCCCGGTACACACcaaccacaactccaactacAGCTCCATGCCTTCACCAGACATGGACCAATCAGATCGCAAGCAGCAGCACGACCAGGGACGACGCCCACTGAGCGTTGCTACTGACAACATGATGTTGGAGTTTTACAAGAAGGATGG taTGGGCGTCCGGGTAATGGATACCTCCTGGGTGTCTCGTAAGGGCTCGTCCACTTTGGCACGTAAGGCCTCGTCCACCCCTCCAGGCATGCAAGGCCCCGGCTCTCCTGCAGACACACTCATCCCTGAGCAGCCAGGGGAGATCCCCACTTCTCCGTCTGCAACACCTCCGCCTGCAGAAAGGGTTTG CTCAGACAACGTGTCGCCCAATCGGCCGGACACCTCTCATGCCCACCCACCCCCAGGGGAGGACCGGCCACCCCCCCCTTACCCAACCTCCTCGTGCCACACTCTCCCCCATCACTTCTATCCTAAACCGCCACCCTGCGCTCGCCCGGTGGCACCAGGTCCAGAGTCCCAGCCCCCCGGCTCACCTCCACCCCCAATACGCTGGTCTGGCTTCACTCCCCCTTGCCCTCCCCCTACatcgtcttcctcctcctcctcttcatctcttgACATCAATTCGAACCCCAAACCCAGCTGTCTGCACTTCCCCAAGCACAGCCCACCTGGTGACTTGTCACATGCCCACCCTCCAGACACTAATGCTTCACCACTGTACATTAAAACTCCCTTGGTACTAACACGCCATGACCAGTCCCTTGGCAACCCCCCTAGCCTCCCTTCGTCTGCTCCCCCTCCCCCGCCGTGGGCTGCCTGTCCATGTGCCCGAGAGAGAGGACCCCCCAGGCTGACTAG TTCATTGAAGAGTAAAGAGCTCTCCCCTGTTATTGGACACAAAGCAATCCAGGTGGCAGGTCCAACCGTACCCCCCAGCAGCAGTCCTCAGAGCAGCAGCCAGTCCCCACACTCCACAGAGCACAGTCCACACACCTTGTGCAAAG GTTCCAAGAAGTTGGCTCCTGTGCCTCCCAAGGCCCCCTACGGCCAGTCTGGCGGGATGTCCGACCAGTCCACAGGTCAGCCGTCACCGGTCAGCCTGTCCCCTACACCTCCTAGCACTCCCTCCCCTTATGGACTGGCCTGCCCTCCAGGGCAAGTGCCCCCATCCTCCCCTGGGCAGACCCCACTGGGGACGCCTCACTCCCTTTCATCCCCGCCCTCCCTGACTGGAACACTCACCAAGTCTCGGCCCACCCCTAAACCCAGGCAGAGACCAAGCCTACCCCCTCCTCAGCCGCCCACAGCCCCACTGGGGCTCATTGGCCCGGCCACAGCCCCAGTTCCCCAGCCCCTGGAACAGGGCCTCCTGGATGAACTGTCTCCCGGGGAGAGCATGTCTACAG ATATCTTCAACTATGAAATCCCCTCCATCAATGTCAATCTGGACAGCCTCATCGATGAGTTCAGCGGTGCCCCGTGCAGGAGGTCCCTGCCAGTGACAGACACTCCAGAGGGGGGTGCTGTGCCTGAGGAGGAGCCCCAGAGCACCACTCTATGA
- the arhgap44a gene encoding rho GTPase-activating protein 44 isoform X1, whose protein sequence is MKKQFNRMRQLANQTVGRAEKTEVLSEDLLQVEKRLDLVKQVTHSTHKKLTACLQGQQGTDVEKRSVKSPSKKLPLTILAQCMVEGAAVLGDDSLLGKMLKLCGDTEEKLAQELIQFEFQIERDVVEPLYVLAEVDIPNIQKQRKHLAKLVLDMDSARTRYQQSSKSSSHPSTLQPGAKSESLREEMEEAANRMEICRDQLSADMYNFVAKEIDYANYFQTLIETQAEYHRKSLEILHSVLPQIKAHQEAWVEKPSFGKSLEEHLNISGREIAFPIEACVTMLLECGMQEEGLFRVAPSASKLKKLKASLDCGVLDVQEYSSDPHAIAGALKSYLRELPEPLMTTELYDEWIQASNIQDMDKRLQGLMAVCEKLPTDNLNNFRYLIKFLAKLSEYQDANKMTPGNMAIVLGPNLLWTHTEPNMTEMMTTVSLQIVGIIEPIIQHADWFFPGEVEFNLTGSYGSPVHTNHNSNYSSMPSPDMDQSDRKQQHDQGRRPLSVATDNMMLEFYKKDGIRKIQSMGVRVMDTSWVSRKGSSTLARKASSTPPGMQGPGSPADTLIPEQPGEIPTSPSATPPPAERVCSDNVSPNRPDTSHAHPPPGEDRPPPPYPTSSCHTLPHHFYPKPPPCARPVAPGPESQPPGSPPPPIRWSGFTPPCPPPTSSSSSSSSSLDINSNPKPSCLHFPKHSPPGDLSHAHPPDTNASPLYIKTPLVLTRHDQSLGNPPSLPSSAPPPPPWAACPCARERGPPRLTSSLKSKELSPVIGHKAIQVAGPTVPPSSSPQSSSQSPHSTEHSPHTLCKGSKKLAPVPPKAPYGQSGGMSDQSTGQPSPVSLSPTPPSTPSPYGLACPPGQVPPSSPGQTPLGTPHSLSSPPSLTGTLTKSRPTPKPRQRPSLPPPQPPTAPLGLIGPATAPVPQPLEQGLLDELSPGESMSTDIFNYEIPSINVNLDSLIDEFSGAPCRRSLPVTDTPEGGAVPEEEPQSTTL, encoded by the exons ggcagaaaaaacagaagtgttAAGCGAGGACCTTTTACAG GTGGAGAAGCGTCTAGATCTGGTCAAGCAGGTGACACACAGCACTCACAAGAAGCTGACTGCCTGCCTGCAGGGTCAGCAGGGGACTGATGTGGAGAAGAGATCTGTCAAGTCACCCTCT AAAAAACTACCGCTCACAATCCTGGCACAATGTATGGTAGAAGGGGCTGCAGTGTTGGGAGATGACTCTCTGCTGGG GAAGATGCTGAAGCTGTGTGGGGACACAGAAGAGAAGTTGGCCCAGGAGCTCATCCAGTTTGAGTTCCAGATAGAAAGAGATGTGGTGGAACCTCTCTATGTGCTGGCTGAG GTGGACATTCCCAACATCCAGAAACAGAGGAAGCACTTAGCCAAACTTGTTTTGGATATGGACTCTGCACGGACAAG ATATCAGCAATCATCCAAGTCATCCAGTCACCCAAGCACTCTGCAGCCAGGCGCCAAGTCAGAGTCCCTAAGAGAAGAGATGGAAGAGGCAGCCAATCGGATGGAGATCTGTAGA gaTCAATTATCAGCAGATATGTACAACTTTGTGGCCAAAGAAATAGACTATGCAAATTACTTCCAGACA CTGATAGAAACACAGGCAGAATATCACAGGAAGTCATTAGAGATTCTGCACAGTGTCCTGCCCCAGATTAAAGCTCACCAAG AGGCGTGGGTGGAAAAGCCGTCCTTTGGCAAGTCCCTAGAGGAGCACCTTAATATTAGTGGGAGAGAGATCGCCTTCCCCATCGAAGCTTGTGTCACAATGCTGTTAGAATGCGGCATGCAAGAAGAG GGCCTCTTCAGAGTTGCCCCGTCAGCCTCCAAGCTGAAGAAACTGAAAGCCTCTCTTGACTGCGGAGTCCTGGATGTGCAGGAGTATTCCTCCGACCCACATGCTATCGCAG GCGCTCTGAAATCATACCTCCGTGAGCTTCCTGAGCCATTGATGACCACTGAACTTTATGATGAGTGGATTCAGGCATCAAA CATTCAAGACATGGACAAGAGACTACAAGGATTAATGGCAGTGTGTGAAAAACTCCCTACAGACAACTTGAACAATTTCAG ATATTTAATAAAGTTCTTAGCCAAGCTGAGCGAGTATCAAGATGCAAACAAGATGACTCCTGGTAACATGGCGATTGTTCTTGGCCCTAATTTGCTTTGGACACACACTGAGCC CAACATGACGGAGATGATGACCACTGTGTCGCTACAGATTGTTGGCATAATTGAGCCAATTATCCAGCATGCTGATTGGTTCTTCCCTGGAG AGGTCGAATTCAACTTGACAGGCAGCTATGGTAGCCCGGTACACACcaaccacaactccaactacAGCTCCATGCCTTCACCAGACATGGACCAATCAGATCGCAAGCAGCAGCACGACCAGGGACGACGCCCACTGAGCGTTGCTACTGACAACATGATGTTGGAGTTTTACAAGAAGGATGG CATTAGGAAAATACAAAG taTGGGCGTCCGGGTAATGGATACCTCCTGGGTGTCTCGTAAGGGCTCGTCCACTTTGGCACGTAAGGCCTCGTCCACCCCTCCAGGCATGCAAGGCCCCGGCTCTCCTGCAGACACACTCATCCCTGAGCAGCCAGGGGAGATCCCCACTTCTCCGTCTGCAACACCTCCGCCTGCAGAAAGGGTTTG CTCAGACAACGTGTCGCCCAATCGGCCGGACACCTCTCATGCCCACCCACCCCCAGGGGAGGACCGGCCACCCCCCCCTTACCCAACCTCCTCGTGCCACACTCTCCCCCATCACTTCTATCCTAAACCGCCACCCTGCGCTCGCCCGGTGGCACCAGGTCCAGAGTCCCAGCCCCCCGGCTCACCTCCACCCCCAATACGCTGGTCTGGCTTCACTCCCCCTTGCCCTCCCCCTACatcgtcttcctcctcctcctcttcatctcttgACATCAATTCGAACCCCAAACCCAGCTGTCTGCACTTCCCCAAGCACAGCCCACCTGGTGACTTGTCACATGCCCACCCTCCAGACACTAATGCTTCACCACTGTACATTAAAACTCCCTTGGTACTAACACGCCATGACCAGTCCCTTGGCAACCCCCCTAGCCTCCCTTCGTCTGCTCCCCCTCCCCCGCCGTGGGCTGCCTGTCCATGTGCCCGAGAGAGAGGACCCCCCAGGCTGACTAG TTCATTGAAGAGTAAAGAGCTCTCCCCTGTTATTGGACACAAAGCAATCCAGGTGGCAGGTCCAACCGTACCCCCCAGCAGCAGTCCTCAGAGCAGCAGCCAGTCCCCACACTCCACAGAGCACAGTCCACACACCTTGTGCAAAG GTTCCAAGAAGTTGGCTCCTGTGCCTCCCAAGGCCCCCTACGGCCAGTCTGGCGGGATGTCCGACCAGTCCACAGGTCAGCCGTCACCGGTCAGCCTGTCCCCTACACCTCCTAGCACTCCCTCCCCTTATGGACTGGCCTGCCCTCCAGGGCAAGTGCCCCCATCCTCCCCTGGGCAGACCCCACTGGGGACGCCTCACTCCCTTTCATCCCCGCCCTCCCTGACTGGAACACTCACCAAGTCTCGGCCCACCCCTAAACCCAGGCAGAGACCAAGCCTACCCCCTCCTCAGCCGCCCACAGCCCCACTGGGGCTCATTGGCCCGGCCACAGCCCCAGTTCCCCAGCCCCTGGAACAGGGCCTCCTGGATGAACTGTCTCCCGGGGAGAGCATGTCTACAG ATATCTTCAACTATGAAATCCCCTCCATCAATGTCAATCTGGACAGCCTCATCGATGAGTTCAGCGGTGCCCCGTGCAGGAGGTCCCTGCCAGTGACAGACACTCCAGAGGGGGGTGCTGTGCCTGAGGAGGAGCCCCAGAGCACCACTCTATGA
- the arhgap44a gene encoding rho GTPase-activating protein 44 isoform X7 yields the protein MKKQFNRMRQLANQTVGRAEKTEVLSEDLLQVEKRLDLVKQVTHSTHKKLTACLQGQQGTDVEKRSVKSPSKKLPLTILAQCMVEGAAVLGDDSLLGKMLKLCGDTEEKLAQELIQFEFQIERDVVEPLYVLAEVDIPNIQKQRKHLAKLVLDMDSARTRYQQSSKSSSHPSTLQPGAKSESLREEMEEAANRMEICRDQLSADMYNFVAKEIDYANYFQTLIETQAEYHRKSLEILHSVLPQIKAHQEAWVEKPSFGKSLEEHLNISGREIAFPIEACVTMLLECGMQEEGLFRVAPSASKLKKLKASLDCGVLDVQEYSSDPHAIAGALKSYLRELPEPLMTTELYDEWIQASNIQDMDKRLQGLMAVCEKLPTDNLNNFRYLIKFLAKLSEYQDANKMTPGNMAIVLGPNLLWTHTEPNMTEMMTTVSLQIVGIIEPIIQHADWFFPGEVEFNLTGSYGSPVHTNHNSNYSSMPSPDMDQSDRKQQHDQGRRPLSVATDNMMLEFYKKDGIRKIQSMGVRVMDTSWVSRKGSSTLARKASSTPPGMQGPGSPADTLIPEQPGEIPTSPSATPPPAERVCSLKSKELSPVIGHKAIQVAGPTVPPSSSPQSSSQSPHSTEHSPHTLCKGSKKLAPVPPKAPYGQSGGMSDQSTGQPSPVSLSPTPPSTPSPYGLACPPGQVPPSSPGQTPLGTPHSLSSPPSLTGTLTKSRPTPKPRQRPSLPPPQPPTAPLGLIGPATAPVPQPLEQGLLDELSPGESMSTDIFNYEIPSINVNLDSLIDEFSGAPCRRSLPVTDTPEGGAVPEEEPQSTTL from the exons ggcagaaaaaacagaagtgttAAGCGAGGACCTTTTACAG GTGGAGAAGCGTCTAGATCTGGTCAAGCAGGTGACACACAGCACTCACAAGAAGCTGACTGCCTGCCTGCAGGGTCAGCAGGGGACTGATGTGGAGAAGAGATCTGTCAAGTCACCCTCT AAAAAACTACCGCTCACAATCCTGGCACAATGTATGGTAGAAGGGGCTGCAGTGTTGGGAGATGACTCTCTGCTGGG GAAGATGCTGAAGCTGTGTGGGGACACAGAAGAGAAGTTGGCCCAGGAGCTCATCCAGTTTGAGTTCCAGATAGAAAGAGATGTGGTGGAACCTCTCTATGTGCTGGCTGAG GTGGACATTCCCAACATCCAGAAACAGAGGAAGCACTTAGCCAAACTTGTTTTGGATATGGACTCTGCACGGACAAG ATATCAGCAATCATCCAAGTCATCCAGTCACCCAAGCACTCTGCAGCCAGGCGCCAAGTCAGAGTCCCTAAGAGAAGAGATGGAAGAGGCAGCCAATCGGATGGAGATCTGTAGA gaTCAATTATCAGCAGATATGTACAACTTTGTGGCCAAAGAAATAGACTATGCAAATTACTTCCAGACA CTGATAGAAACACAGGCAGAATATCACAGGAAGTCATTAGAGATTCTGCACAGTGTCCTGCCCCAGATTAAAGCTCACCAAG AGGCGTGGGTGGAAAAGCCGTCCTTTGGCAAGTCCCTAGAGGAGCACCTTAATATTAGTGGGAGAGAGATCGCCTTCCCCATCGAAGCTTGTGTCACAATGCTGTTAGAATGCGGCATGCAAGAAGAG GGCCTCTTCAGAGTTGCCCCGTCAGCCTCCAAGCTGAAGAAACTGAAAGCCTCTCTTGACTGCGGAGTCCTGGATGTGCAGGAGTATTCCTCCGACCCACATGCTATCGCAG GCGCTCTGAAATCATACCTCCGTGAGCTTCCTGAGCCATTGATGACCACTGAACTTTATGATGAGTGGATTCAGGCATCAAA CATTCAAGACATGGACAAGAGACTACAAGGATTAATGGCAGTGTGTGAAAAACTCCCTACAGACAACTTGAACAATTTCAG ATATTTAATAAAGTTCTTAGCCAAGCTGAGCGAGTATCAAGATGCAAACAAGATGACTCCTGGTAACATGGCGATTGTTCTTGGCCCTAATTTGCTTTGGACACACACTGAGCC CAACATGACGGAGATGATGACCACTGTGTCGCTACAGATTGTTGGCATAATTGAGCCAATTATCCAGCATGCTGATTGGTTCTTCCCTGGAG AGGTCGAATTCAACTTGACAGGCAGCTATGGTAGCCCGGTACACACcaaccacaactccaactacAGCTCCATGCCTTCACCAGACATGGACCAATCAGATCGCAAGCAGCAGCACGACCAGGGACGACGCCCACTGAGCGTTGCTACTGACAACATGATGTTGGAGTTTTACAAGAAGGATGG CATTAGGAAAATACAAAG taTGGGCGTCCGGGTAATGGATACCTCCTGGGTGTCTCGTAAGGGCTCGTCCACTTTGGCACGTAAGGCCTCGTCCACCCCTCCAGGCATGCAAGGCCCCGGCTCTCCTGCAGACACACTCATCCCTGAGCAGCCAGGGGAGATCCCCACTTCTCCGTCTGCAACACCTCCGCCTGCAGAAAGGGTTTG TTCATTGAAGAGTAAAGAGCTCTCCCCTGTTATTGGACACAAAGCAATCCAGGTGGCAGGTCCAACCGTACCCCCCAGCAGCAGTCCTCAGAGCAGCAGCCAGTCCCCACACTCCACAGAGCACAGTCCACACACCTTGTGCAAAG GTTCCAAGAAGTTGGCTCCTGTGCCTCCCAAGGCCCCCTACGGCCAGTCTGGCGGGATGTCCGACCAGTCCACAGGTCAGCCGTCACCGGTCAGCCTGTCCCCTACACCTCCTAGCACTCCCTCCCCTTATGGACTGGCCTGCCCTCCAGGGCAAGTGCCCCCATCCTCCCCTGGGCAGACCCCACTGGGGACGCCTCACTCCCTTTCATCCCCGCCCTCCCTGACTGGAACACTCACCAAGTCTCGGCCCACCCCTAAACCCAGGCAGAGACCAAGCCTACCCCCTCCTCAGCCGCCCACAGCCCCACTGGGGCTCATTGGCCCGGCCACAGCCCCAGTTCCCCAGCCCCTGGAACAGGGCCTCCTGGATGAACTGTCTCCCGGGGAGAGCATGTCTACAG ATATCTTCAACTATGAAATCCCCTCCATCAATGTCAATCTGGACAGCCTCATCGATGAGTTCAGCGGTGCCCCGTGCAGGAGGTCCCTGCCAGTGACAGACACTCCAGAGGGGGGTGCTGTGCCTGAGGAGGAGCCCCAGAGCACCACTCTATGA